A window from Neoarius graeffei isolate fNeoGra1 chromosome 14, fNeoGra1.pri, whole genome shotgun sequence encodes these proteins:
- the rbp4 gene encoding retinol-binding protein 4: MLRLTIALCVLALGWAQNCQVSNIPVKENFDKYKFQGTWFAVAKKDPSGLFLLDNIVAHYTVEDDGKLTATAQGRVNILNNWETCAQMFSTFEETPHPAKLRLKYWGAATYLQSGCDDHWIIDTDYDNYAVHYACRVVDTDGTCLDGYSFIFSRHPNGLRPQDQAIVTQKKQELCLLGKYRRVAHTGFCAA; encoded by the exons ATGCTGAGGCTCACTATTGCTCTTTGCGTCCTGGCCCTTGGCTGGGCACAAAACTGCCAAGTTAGCAACATCCCAGTAAAAGAGAACTTTGACAAATACAAG TTCCAAGGAACATGGTTTGCTGTAGCCAAGAAAGATCCATCAGGACTTTTCCTTCTGGATAACATTGTTGCCCATTACACTGTGGAGGATGACGGCAAACTAACAGCCACTGCTCAAGGCAGAGTCAACATTCTCAA TAACTGGGAGACGTGTGCCCAAATGTTTTCCACTTTTGAAGAAACCCCACACCCTGCCAAGCTCAGGCTAAAATACTGGGGTGCAGCTACATATCTCCAGAGTGGAT GTGATGACCACTGGATCATTGATACCGATTATGACAACTACGCCGTGCACTACGCCTGTAGAGTAGTGGACACAGATGGCACCTGCCTCGATGGTTACTCCTTTATCTTCTCTCGCCACCCAAATGGTTTGAGGCCTCAGGACCAAGCGATTGTGACACAGAAGAAGCAAGAACTCTGTCTTCTCGGTAAATACAGGCGGGTTGCCCACACCG GTTTCTGTGCTGCCTGA